One segment of Paraburkholderia caribensis DNA contains the following:
- a CDS encoding DUF3331 domain-containing protein: MSRIGTATASTPEPRPRAHANRRANGEPELRRKETLYADLRSEPAGGGIAPATPALHDPWTATISRLGKSPAQDSKLASSDKCDKGACAARAARRSATAERAQAAASQHSDAVITFVERFGAKSISITWRDSTAGRYTEQLWVRRIARSRGVCALTGASIVRGDAVYGPFSRPSSRPRNMSQMILADQLDDLE, from the coding sequence GTGAGCAGGATTGGAACTGCAACAGCCAGTACGCCTGAGCCCAGGCCTCGCGCCCACGCAAACCGGCGCGCGAACGGTGAGCCGGAACTGCGTCGCAAGGAAACGCTCTATGCCGATCTTCGGTCCGAGCCGGCAGGCGGCGGTATTGCGCCCGCCACGCCCGCGCTGCACGACCCGTGGACCGCGACGATTTCGCGGCTCGGCAAGTCGCCCGCGCAGGACAGCAAGCTCGCATCGTCCGACAAATGCGACAAGGGCGCTTGCGCCGCGCGTGCCGCGCGCCGCAGCGCCACGGCCGAGCGCGCGCAAGCGGCCGCGAGCCAGCATAGCGACGCGGTGATCACGTTCGTCGAACGGTTCGGCGCGAAGTCGATTTCGATCACCTGGCGCGATTCGACGGCCGGCCGCTATACCGAGCAGCTGTGGGTGCGCCGCATTGCGCGCTCGCGCGGCGTGTGCGCGCTGACGGGCGCCAGCATCGTGCGCGGCGACGCCGTGTATGGACCGTTCAGCCGTCCGTCGAGCCGGCCGCGCAACATGTCGCAGATGATCCTCGCGGATCAGCTCGACGACCTCGAATGA
- a CDS encoding DUF427 domain-containing protein, with protein MHKTVKIPGPDHPIAIAKSGSRVVVSVAGQKIADSTDALSFHEASYPEVLYIPRKDVDMSLLERTDHSTYCPYKGECSYYSIPVGGERSVNAVWSYESPYEAVESIRDHVAFYRDRVDAIEVSAP; from the coding sequence ATGCACAAGACAGTGAAGATTCCCGGACCCGATCATCCCATCGCGATTGCAAAAAGCGGGTCACGCGTGGTCGTGTCCGTGGCAGGACAGAAGATCGCCGACAGCACCGACGCGCTGTCCTTCCATGAAGCCTCGTACCCTGAAGTCCTCTACATTCCGCGCAAGGACGTCGACATGTCGCTGCTCGAACGCACCGATCATTCGACGTATTGCCCGTACAAGGGCGAGTGCAGCTACTACAGCATTCCCGTTGGCGGCGAGCGCTCCGTCAATGCGGTGTGGAGTTACGAAAGTCCGTACGAAGCCGTCGAGTCGATCAGGGACCATGTTGCGTTCTATCGCGACCGCGTGGACGCCATCGAGGTCAGCGCGCCATAA
- a CDS encoding LysR family transcriptional regulator, which yields MATQADVARTAPVKLHSASSATIDGTTSTGAMDRFGSLNIFVRAAETRSFTEAGRQIGISASAVGKAISRLETRLGARLFHRSTRSITLTPEGALFLTRCQRIFEEIEAAESELALAHAAPRGKLRVSMPMVTKLMMPVIGEFMKAYPEIMLDIDFSDRMVDVIEEGFDVVMRTGDVNDSQLITRTMGTYVHLIVASPAYLAKHPPLTMPEALVHHACLQHRFPTTGKLRRWPLERDGESIDIDLPTTAIATAVEPLIAMAEQDLGLACVPDFTVRAQVESGTLVPVLREYSGALSVFRALWPSGGQLTPKMRAFVDFMSVHLFPVNASAPQRSPGD from the coding sequence ATGGCTACACAAGCCGATGTGGCGCGCACAGCGCCCGTCAAGCTGCACTCCGCGTCGTCGGCGACCATCGACGGCACGACGAGTACGGGCGCAATGGACCGCTTCGGCTCGCTCAACATCTTCGTGCGCGCCGCGGAAACCCGCAGTTTCACCGAAGCAGGCCGCCAGATCGGCATCTCGGCATCCGCAGTCGGCAAGGCCATTTCACGTCTGGAAACACGGCTCGGCGCGCGGCTCTTTCATCGCAGCACGCGCAGCATCACGCTCACCCCCGAAGGCGCACTGTTTCTCACGCGCTGCCAGCGCATCTTCGAGGAGATCGAGGCCGCGGAGAGCGAACTCGCGCTCGCGCATGCCGCGCCGCGCGGCAAGCTGCGTGTGAGCATGCCGATGGTGACGAAGCTGATGATGCCCGTGATCGGCGAATTCATGAAGGCTTATCCCGAGATCATGCTGGACATCGACTTCAGCGACCGGATGGTCGATGTGATCGAAGAAGGCTTCGACGTCGTGATGCGCACGGGCGACGTCAACGACTCGCAACTGATCACGCGAACGATGGGCACCTACGTGCATCTGATCGTCGCGTCACCCGCGTACCTCGCGAAACATCCGCCCCTCACGATGCCCGAGGCGCTCGTCCATCATGCGTGTCTTCAGCATCGCTTTCCGACCACGGGGAAGCTGCGCCGCTGGCCGCTCGAACGCGACGGCGAGTCGATCGACATCGACTTGCCCACGACCGCCATCGCCACCGCCGTCGAGCCGCTGATCGCGATGGCCGAGCAGGATCTCGGCCTCGCCTGCGTGCCGGATTTCACGGTGCGCGCGCAGGTGGAGAGCGGCACGCTCGTCCCGGTTCTGCGCGAATACTCCGGCGCGCTCAGCGTGTTTCGCGCACTGTGGCCTTCGGGCGGGCAATTGACGCCGAAAATGCGGGCCTTCGTCGACTTCATGAGCGTGCATCTTTTTCCCGTGAACGCCAGCGCGCCACAACGCTCGCCCGGCGACTGA
- a CDS encoding lytic transglycosylase domain-containing protein: MRTLNGASHVFNHRFPAAPRSLRLVRCTAGALALALAALTCGAARADDCFEQAAVYQGVNPLILRAVAWHESKGDPAAVNRNANGSIDVGQLQINSVHFSDLKRLGIPHRALTDACVNIYVAAWLMKQKMVKYGNTWRAIGAYHSESPKERDAYARSIQKILVAWGELLPASR, encoded by the coding sequence ATGCGCACACTCAACGGAGCGTCACACGTGTTCAACCATCGATTCCCCGCCGCGCCCCGCTCGCTGCGCCTGGTCCGATGCACGGCGGGCGCGCTCGCGCTTGCGCTCGCCGCGTTGACGTGCGGCGCCGCCCGCGCCGACGACTGCTTCGAGCAGGCCGCCGTCTATCAGGGCGTCAATCCGCTGATCCTGCGCGCGGTCGCGTGGCACGAGTCGAAGGGCGACCCCGCTGCCGTCAACCGCAACGCGAATGGTTCGATCGACGTCGGCCAGTTGCAGATCAACTCGGTGCACTTCAGCGATCTGAAGCGGCTGGGCATTCCGCACCGCGCGCTCACGGATGCTTGCGTGAACATCTACGTCGCGGCGTGGCTCATGAAGCAGAAGATGGTGAAGTACGGCAACACCTGGCGTGCGATCGGCGCCTATCACTCGGAATCGCCGAAAGAGCGCGACGCTTACGCGCGCAGCATCCAGAAGATTCTCGTCGCGTGGGGCGAACTGCTGCCTGCATCGCGCTGA
- a CDS encoding MgtC/SapB family protein — MSADFIWRLLAAFACGVAIGLERQIRQRTAGLRTITLVASGACLFVTLGMLTGNGVAGVTQIAAYVVSGVGFLGGGVIMRDKGSIQGINTAATLWCSAAVGVLCGAGHYGPALAGTVVVLATNTVLREVSRAINATPVSSADLVREYVLTVVCREHDEIHIRTLLSNSMYSQPLSFQRLTSEDVEDDPSRIEVTATLRMHPKDQAKLELMASRISMEKSVSSVSWSAKEVEPTPE, encoded by the coding sequence ATGTCAGCGGATTTCATCTGGAGGCTGCTCGCTGCGTTCGCGTGCGGCGTCGCAATCGGTCTCGAACGTCAGATCCGGCAGCGCACCGCAGGGCTGCGCACCATCACACTGGTGGCGAGCGGCGCTTGCCTGTTCGTCACGCTCGGCATGCTGACGGGCAATGGCGTCGCGGGCGTGACGCAGATCGCCGCGTATGTCGTGTCGGGCGTGGGCTTTCTGGGCGGCGGCGTGATCATGCGCGACAAGGGCTCGATCCAGGGCATCAACACGGCGGCGACGCTCTGGTGTTCGGCGGCAGTCGGCGTGCTGTGCGGCGCGGGGCATTACGGACCGGCGCTGGCTGGCACGGTCGTCGTGCTGGCGACCAACACGGTGCTGCGCGAAGTGAGCCGCGCGATCAACGCGACGCCGGTGTCGAGCGCGGACCTCGTGCGCGAATATGTGTTGACCGTTGTGTGCCGCGAACACGACGAAATCCACATTCGCACGCTGCTGTCGAACTCGATGTATTCGCAACCGCTGTCGTTTCAGCGTCTCACGAGCGAAGACGTCGAAGACGATCCGTCGCGTATCGAAGTGACCGCGACATTACGCATGCACCCGAAGGATCAGGCGAAGCTCGAATTGATGGCGAGCCGGATCAGCATGGAGAAGAGCGTGTCGAGCGTCAGCTGGTCCGCGAAGGAAGTGGAGCCGACGCCTGAATAA
- a CDS encoding YbaK/EbsC family protein: MLSHEPLQKLDIIAPEHIGAHLPAHVAASVAGRDIVVFAVTDDASDTADFSARYGFPMEDCANTIVVKYKKDGGEHLAAIVTLGSLRLDVNGAVKAVLGAKRISFAQREIATEQSAMEFGGITAFGLPANWRVLVDAGVMARRQVVMGAGIRKAKLLLAPSLLEQLDNVQVAQLTLPPETPAAA; the protein is encoded by the coding sequence ATGCTTTCGCACGAACCGCTTCAGAAGCTCGACATCATCGCGCCCGAGCATATCGGCGCACATCTTCCCGCGCACGTCGCCGCATCCGTGGCAGGCCGCGACATCGTCGTGTTCGCCGTCACCGACGACGCATCGGACACAGCCGACTTCAGCGCGCGCTACGGCTTCCCGATGGAAGACTGCGCGAACACCATCGTCGTCAAGTACAAAAAGGATGGAGGCGAGCATCTCGCCGCGATCGTGACGCTCGGCTCGCTGCGGCTCGACGTCAATGGCGCGGTAAAAGCCGTGCTGGGCGCAAAGCGCATTTCGTTCGCGCAGCGCGAGATCGCAACGGAACAAAGCGCGATGGAGTTCGGCGGCATCACCGCGTTCGGCCTGCCCGCGAACTGGCGCGTGCTCGTCGATGCCGGCGTGATGGCGCGCCGGCAAGTGGTGATGGGCGCAGGCATTCGCAAGGCGAAGCTGTTGCTCGCGCCTTCCTTGCTCGAACAGCTCGACAACGTCCAAGTCGCGCAACTGACGTTGCCGCCGGAAACACCCGCCGCAGCGTGA
- a CDS encoding DUF4142 domain-containing protein, producing the protein MIRLPIASIVCASTTSLLLFASAVNAQTTQPAPAASADSVRLHAADQTFVNEGTQAVATQRDAARIATSRSTDRDVKAFAEKVAADNLTIANALRAASPRGVDVPHNNPDTATLDSIKNLRGAEFDKAYIEQIALSGEQKTLSAFQAEIASGRDAQLKEAAQKALPAIQAQYAAAQELAKRKHLATQ; encoded by the coding sequence ATGATCCGTTTGCCCATCGCTTCCATCGTCTGTGCATCCACGACCAGTCTGTTGCTGTTCGCATCGGCGGTGAACGCGCAAACCACGCAACCGGCACCCGCCGCGTCCGCAGATTCCGTGCGGCTGCATGCGGCCGATCAGACCTTCGTCAACGAAGGCACGCAAGCCGTCGCCACGCAGCGCGATGCCGCGCGCATCGCGACGTCGCGTTCGACGGACCGCGATGTGAAGGCATTCGCCGAAAAGGTCGCCGCCGACAACCTCACGATCGCCAATGCGCTGCGCGCAGCAAGCCCGCGCGGCGTCGACGTGCCGCACAACAACCCGGATACGGCAACGCTCGACAGCATCAAGAATCTGCGCGGCGCCGAATTCGACAAGGCGTATATCGAGCAGATCGCATTGAGCGGCGAGCAAAAAACGCTGTCGGCGTTTCAGGCAGAGATCGCCTCGGGACGTGACGCGCAGTTGAAGGAAGCCGCGCAGAAGGCGCTGCCCGCCATCCAGGCGCAGTACGCGGCCGCGCAGGAACTTGCCAAGCGCAAGCATCTCGCGACGCAGTAA
- a CDS encoding carbonic anhydrase: MNHPKRLLLSNLAWSQEVSAREPEFFTELARGQQPRFLWIGCSDSRVPAERVTNAQPGELFVHRNIANLYTSDDGNTSSVIEYAVHALKVEHVIICGHHHCGGVRAALSPPSDALPIVNRRIAGLRELAERHRDELHAIADFDERVDRFAELNVIEQVRLLRESPIVRRAPRPPQVHGWIFGLRAGLITQLTDMDEARDIAEAHAEAHAEGHAQAHAEASPSVAVRDAA, encoded by the coding sequence ATGAATCATCCAAAACGCTTATTGCTTTCCAATCTGGCATGGTCGCAAGAGGTCTCGGCGCGCGAGCCCGAGTTCTTCACGGAACTCGCGCGCGGCCAGCAGCCGCGCTTTCTGTGGATCGGTTGCTCCGATAGCCGCGTGCCCGCCGAGCGCGTCACCAATGCGCAGCCGGGGGAATTGTTCGTCCATCGCAACATCGCGAACCTCTACACCTCCGACGACGGCAACACATCGAGCGTGATCGAATACGCCGTGCATGCACTGAAGGTCGAGCACGTGATCATCTGCGGACATCATCATTGCGGCGGCGTGCGCGCCGCGCTGTCGCCGCCTTCGGATGCGCTGCCCATCGTGAACCGGCGCATTGCAGGTTTGCGCGAGCTCGCCGAACGTCATCGCGACGAACTGCATGCGATCGCGGATTTCGACGAGCGCGTCGACCGCTTCGCGGAGTTAAACGTGATCGAGCAGGTGCGGCTGCTGCGCGAGTCGCCCATCGTGCGCCGCGCGCCGCGTCCGCCGCAGGTGCACGGCTGGATTTTCGGGCTGCGCGCAGGGCTTATCACGCAACTCACCGATATGGATGAAGCCCGCGACATCGCCGAAGCACACGCCGAAGCGCACGCCGAAGGGCACGCCCAAGCGCACGCCGAAGCGTCCCCGTCCGTCGCC
- the wrbA gene encoding NAD(P)H:quinone oxidoreductase: MAKVLVLYYSSYGHVEKMAEAVAEGARGAGAQVDVKRVPETVPEEIAKKSNFKLDQQAPIATVADLEQYDAIVVGTGTRYGRMSSQMAAFLDQTGGLWVRGALNGKVGAAFASTGTQHGGQETTLFSIITNLMHLGMIIVGLPYSHQGMMNMTEIVGGAPYGATTIAAADGSRQPSAIDLEGARHQGELVAKTAAKLFG; the protein is encoded by the coding sequence ATGGCCAAGGTTCTCGTTCTCTATTACTCGTCGTACGGGCATGTCGAAAAGATGGCGGAGGCCGTCGCGGAAGGCGCGCGTGGCGCGGGTGCGCAGGTCGATGTCAAGCGCGTGCCGGAGACCGTGCCCGAAGAGATCGCAAAGAAGTCGAACTTCAAGCTCGACCAGCAGGCGCCCATTGCGACGGTTGCCGATCTCGAACAATACGATGCAATCGTGGTTGGCACGGGCACGCGTTATGGGCGCATGTCGTCGCAGATGGCGGCGTTTCTCGATCAGACGGGCGGACTATGGGTGCGCGGCGCGCTGAACGGCAAGGTCGGCGCGGCGTTCGCATCGACGGGCACGCAGCACGGCGGACAGGAGACCACGTTGTTCTCGATCATCACGAACCTGATGCATCTGGGGATGATCATCGTGGGCTTGCCGTATAGCCATCAGGGGATGATGAACATGACGGAGATCGTCGGTGGCGCGCCTTATGGCGCTACGACGATCGCAGCGGCCGACGGTTCGCGTCAACCTAGCGCAATCGATCTGGAAGGCGCACGGCATCAGGGCGAACTGGTCGCGAAGACGGCGGCCAAGCTGTTTGGCTGA